Proteins encoded within one genomic window of Citrobacter amalonaticus Y19:
- the emrA gene encoding multidrug efflux MFS transporter periplasmic adaptor subunit EmrA has product MSANAETQTPQQPVKKKSKRKSMLLLLTLLFIIIAVAYGIYWFLVLRHVEETDDAYVAGNQVQIMAQVSGSVTKVWADNTDFVKQGDVLVTLDQTDARQAFEKAKTALASSVRQTHQLMINSKQLQASIEVQRTALAQAQSDFNRRVPLGNANLIGREELQHARDAVASAQAQLDVAIQQYNANQAMILDSKLEDQPAVQQAATEVRNAWLALERTKIVSPMTGYVSRRAVQPGAQISPTTPLMAVVPATNLWVDANFKETQLAHMRIGQPATVISDIYGDDVKYTGKVVGLDMGTGSAFSLLPAQNATGNWIKVVQRLPVRIELDAQQLAQHPLRIGLSTLVTVDTANRDGQVLASQVRTTPVSESNAREISLAPVNKLIEEIVQANAG; this is encoded by the coding sequence ATGAGCGCAAATGCGGAGACTCAAACCCCGCAGCAACCGGTTAAGAAGAAAAGCAAACGTAAAAGCATGCTACTCCTCCTGACCTTGCTCTTTATCATTATTGCTGTGGCATATGGGATTTATTGGTTTTTGGTACTGCGTCATGTCGAAGAGACCGATGATGCATACGTGGCAGGGAACCAGGTTCAAATCATGGCACAGGTATCCGGCAGTGTGACGAAAGTCTGGGCGGATAACACTGACTTTGTTAAACAGGGTGACGTTCTCGTCACGCTCGATCAAACGGATGCCAGACAGGCATTTGAAAAAGCGAAGACCGCGCTGGCCTCCAGCGTTCGTCAGACGCATCAGTTAATGATCAACAGCAAGCAGTTGCAGGCGAGCATTGAGGTGCAGAGAACCGCCCTCGCCCAGGCGCAAAGCGATTTTAACCGTCGCGTACCGCTCGGTAACGCCAACCTGATCGGCCGCGAAGAGCTGCAACACGCGCGTGATGCCGTGGCCAGCGCGCAGGCGCAGCTTGATGTTGCCATTCAGCAATACAATGCGAATCAGGCGATGATTCTGGACAGCAAGCTGGAAGATCAGCCCGCCGTCCAGCAGGCCGCCACCGAAGTGCGTAACGCCTGGCTGGCGCTGGAACGAACCAAAATCGTCAGCCCGATGACCGGCTACGTTTCTCGTCGCGCCGTGCAGCCTGGCGCACAAATTAGCCCTACGACGCCGCTGATGGCCGTGGTTCCGGCTACCAATCTGTGGGTTGACGCTAACTTCAAAGAGACGCAGCTTGCCCATATGCGTATCGGTCAACCGGCAACGGTCATCAGCGATATCTACGGCGATGACGTTAAATACACCGGTAAAGTGGTGGGTCTTGATATGGGGACCGGCAGCGCCTTCTCTCTGCTGCCAGCACAGAACGCGACCGGTAACTGGATCAAAGTGGTTCAGCGACTGCCCGTGCGTATCGAACTGGACGCACAGCAGTTGGCGCAGCATCCGTTGCGGATTGGTTTATCGACGCTCGTCACCGTCGATACCGCGAATCGCGACGGTCAGGTGCTGGCCAGCCAGGTTCGCACTACGCCGGTGTCTGAGAGTAACGCCCGTGAAATCAGCCTTGCCCCGGTCAACAAGCTGATCGAAGAGATTGTGCAGGCCAACGCAGGCTAA